One Gelria sp. Kuro-4 DNA segment encodes these proteins:
- a CDS encoding DUF669 domain-containing protein: MPKLLLDFNDVDLEGGFTPVPAGIYEARIDTSEVEVKTSQNGNAYVTLVFVIENHPEFTGHKVFENFMIRGKGAWKMGRLLKTLGLLPTDAISFPFDTAELHNKRCKIKVKQETYEDKLRNRVDAFMPLDSAAGAAGAAKKKISF; encoded by the coding sequence ATGCCAAAGCTATTGCTTGATTTCAACGACGTTGATCTTGAAGGCGGCTTTACTCCTGTTCCAGCGGGTATCTATGAAGCACGAATTGACACTTCCGAAGTTGAGGTCAAAACGTCTCAGAACGGCAATGCCTACGTAACCCTAGTGTTCGTTATTGAGAACCACCCGGAATTCACCGGACACAAGGTGTTTGAGAACTTCATGATCCGTGGCAAAGGAGCCTGGAAGATGGGGCGGCTACTCAAGACACTGGGGCTGCTACCTACCGATGCTATCAGCTTCCCCTTTGACACCGCCGAGCTACACAACAAGCGGTGCAAAATCAAGGTGAAGCAGGAAACCTATGAAGACAAACTGCGTAACCGCGTGGACGCTTTTATGCCGTTGGATTCTGCGGCAGGCGCAGCGGGGGCTGCAAAGAAGAAAATCTCCTTCTAA
- a CDS encoding tyrosine-type recombinase/integrase, whose product MAKKKKRANGEGSVYKRANGTWVAQMTVQATGKRRSFYGRTQAEVLAKLRAAQADETKGTLIEPSKITVKEWLTLWLDTYKKPNLKQTTWDSYEMLVRRHIIPALGDTPLQQLQPHALQQLYTDKLKGGCSPRTVAIMHTILHAALRQAMQNQLVPRNVAEAAVPPRQTQKEKRALTSEETAQLLQAAQGNRLYVAIYLGLTTGLRRGELLALHWEDIDFERGLLQVRRNLVTIRNQPKPKTRNVEQTPKTKGSIRVIPLAPEILTVLQKHKEAQEFEKAFFGDAYRDQGLVFATIVGTHISPRNFSKEFAEIAKAAGLEGVSPHTLRHTFASRLGEMGTHPRVVQKLLGHATVDISMEVYTHVAPDFERTAIENLTLQYGCSKEHKESPPE is encoded by the coding sequence ATGGCTAAGAAAAAGAAACGTGCTAACGGCGAAGGGTCGGTATACAAACGCGCCAACGGCACATGGGTAGCCCAAATGACTGTGCAAGCCACAGGGAAACGCCGCAGCTTTTACGGACGCACACAGGCGGAAGTTTTGGCGAAGCTTCGAGCTGCACAAGCCGACGAAACCAAAGGCACTCTCATCGAACCCAGCAAAATCACAGTCAAGGAATGGCTCACCCTCTGGTTGGACACTTACAAAAAGCCCAACCTAAAACAAACTACCTGGGACAGCTACGAAATGCTTGTTCGACGACACATTATCCCAGCGCTGGGAGACACGCCACTGCAACAGTTGCAACCCCACGCCTTGCAACAACTCTATACCGACAAGCTCAAGGGGGGATGCTCTCCGCGTACAGTAGCCATAATGCACACCATCCTCCACGCTGCGCTAAGACAAGCTATGCAAAACCAGCTGGTTCCGCGCAATGTGGCAGAAGCCGCTGTACCACCTCGCCAAACACAAAAAGAAAAACGCGCTCTAACGTCAGAAGAGACAGCCCAGTTACTACAGGCCGCTCAGGGAAACCGCTTGTACGTCGCTATTTACTTAGGCTTGACTACCGGACTTAGGCGCGGAGAACTCCTGGCCTTGCACTGGGAAGACATAGACTTTGAACGTGGATTGCTACAAGTCCGTCGAAACTTAGTAACAATCCGGAACCAGCCAAAACCCAAGACCAGGAACGTTGAGCAAACCCCAAAGACCAAAGGCAGCATTCGCGTAATACCCCTCGCTCCTGAAATACTAACCGTACTTCAGAAGCACAAAGAGGCGCAGGAGTTTGAAAAAGCCTTCTTCGGCGACGCCTACCGAGACCAGGGGCTTGTGTTCGCAACTATTGTAGGTACTCATATCAGCCCACGGAACTTTTCTAAAGAGTTTGCGGAGATAGCAAAAGCGGCGGGACTTGAAGGTGTCAGCCCGCACACGCTGAGACACACCTTCGCATCCCGCCTTGGTGAAATGGGCACGCACCCAAGGGTTGTGCAAAAACTCCTGGGGCACGCCACAGTTGACATCTCAATGGAGGTTTACACCCACGTTGCACCAGACTTTGAACGCACTGCAATAGAAAACTTGACGTTGCAGTACGGTTGCAGTAAGGAGCATAAGGAAAGCCCTCCAGAGTGA
- a CDS encoding PGDYG domain-containing protein has protein sequence MAKYRKKPVVIDAEVYRPGLEDGFACVDKGCPFMGAVSPNVKWGMCTDCERNQPYVMTLEGPLFISPGDYIITGVKGERYPCKPDVFEATYESVEEE, from the coding sequence ATGGCTAAGTACCGCAAGAAGCCTGTGGTGATTGATGCGGAGGTATATCGACCTGGACTAGAGGACGGGTTTGCTTGTGTAGATAAAGGTTGTCCTTTTATGGGCGCTGTTTCCCCAAACGTAAAATGGGGGATGTGTACTGACTGTGAAAGGAATCAACCCTACGTCATGACGTTGGAAGGCCCGTTGTTTATCTCTCCTGGTGACTACATCATCACTGGCGTCAAGGGTGAGCGTTACCCCTGCAAACCGGACGTGTTTGAGGCAACGTATGAGTCTGTGGAGGAGGAGTAA
- a CDS encoding PD-(D/E)XK nuclease family protein: MKVRELHASEIVTYNLCPRMYRYQYVDRLVPNVTDHKPFLGRGVHKGLEVYYSSSPHNAEAGLAAYVQWIQEETAKMSTDMPPDVAEQYQKDFELGQKMLEHYFSWAQANDGFEVVSMEQPFEVPIWTPRGRRAPKVKHVGRFDGIVRDIYGSLWLMEFKTYSQVPSESDLRLDQQAGYYLVAARQLFPDDTVAGIIYTILKKVDPARAKSEPIYRTWVMRNEHEIEVLRRRLYHVYKRISEDKLFIPTPGQHCGWRCAYKQLCIAEEDGSDVNQLVEAFFTQKQEEEAA, encoded by the coding sequence ATGAAGGTTCGTGAGTTACATGCTTCAGAGATCGTTACTTACAACTTGTGCCCACGCATGTACCGTTACCAGTATGTAGACCGCCTTGTGCCGAACGTCACCGACCACAAGCCCTTTTTGGGCCGCGGCGTTCACAAGGGTTTGGAGGTGTACTACAGTAGTAGCCCTCATAATGCTGAAGCCGGGCTTGCTGCCTACGTACAGTGGATACAAGAAGAGACCGCTAAGATGTCAACCGACATGCCGCCGGACGTGGCAGAGCAATACCAGAAGGACTTCGAGTTGGGCCAAAAGATGCTGGAGCATTATTTCAGTTGGGCACAGGCAAATGACGGTTTTGAGGTCGTCTCAATGGAGCAGCCCTTTGAGGTGCCCATCTGGACACCGCGTGGACGTCGTGCACCGAAAGTCAAACATGTTGGCAGGTTTGATGGGATTGTTCGAGACATCTATGGGTCTTTGTGGTTGATGGAGTTTAAGACCTACAGTCAGGTGCCGTCTGAATCCGACCTGCGCCTTGACCAGCAGGCTGGGTACTACTTGGTTGCTGCCCGCCAGCTATTCCCGGACGACACCGTGGCTGGGATCATCTACACAATCCTCAAGAAGGTTGACCCGGCCAGGGCTAAGAGTGAGCCTATTTACCGGACATGGGTAATGCGGAACGAGCACGAGATTGAGGTGTTGCGTAGACGTTTGTACCACGTGTACAAGCGTATTTCCGAAGACAAACTCTTCATACCAACCCCCGGCCAGCACTGTGGTTGGCGGTGTGCTTACAAACAGCTTTGCATTGCTGAGGAGGATGGTAGCGATGTGAACCAGTTGGTTGAGGCGTTCTTTACTCAAAAACAAGAGGAGGAGGCTGCGTAA
- a CDS encoding ribonuclease III domain-containing protein produces MSELPSSLALAYLGDAVLELYVRHRLVTAGPAPVRDLHRATAARVSAVAQAAVWDKLAPELTAEEAAVARRARNAHPAHAPRGARPEHHLSTALEAVLGYLYLLLTGSGINFPKFFSQLRRRTNQPRIRR; encoded by the coding sequence ATGAGCGAGCTGCCTTCTTCCCTGGCCCTGGCCTACCTGGGTGACGCCGTGCTCGAACTTTACGTGCGCCACCGCCTGGTGACGGCCGGGCCGGCGCCCGTGCGGGACCTGCACCGGGCCACCGCGGCCCGCGTTTCCGCGGTGGCGCAGGCGGCCGTGTGGGACAAGCTGGCGCCCGAGCTCACCGCAGAGGAGGCGGCTGTGGCCCGACGGGCGCGCAATGCCCACCCGGCGCATGCCCCCCGCGGCGCCCGGCCCGAGCATCACCTCAGCACCGCCCTGGAGGCCGTCCTCGGTTACCTCTACCTCCTCCTCACGGGGTCAGGTATCAACTTCCCAAAGTTTTTCTCACAACTGCGAAGACGCACCAACCAGCCCAGGATAAGACGGTAA
- a CDS encoding ATP-binding protein — protein sequence MTKEVITPPKPSKIKKVSARKMYVKGLIYGEPGAGKTYLACTAPKPLVLLTEPAVSDSTMLAVKRDLGVDPDVWEILEWNDLEEAFEYLQSAQHPYETVVIDSLTDLYRRVMRLTINNAVEKRPQHDPDVPEKGDWFRVQERVRYIARMFRDLPMHVIFTALVMDIRNEVRRVPLVQPKSLAQELPAYCNLVGYLGVQEINGEYVRKLLVEPTDVYAAKNPGGALPPIVENPNLRAIFDQITTLGITKGEVNNAKAIA from the coding sequence ATGACAAAGGAAGTCATTACCCCGCCGAAACCTTCCAAGATCAAGAAGGTTTCGGCCCGCAAAATGTACGTCAAGGGCTTGATTTACGGTGAGCCTGGAGCGGGGAAAACCTACTTGGCTTGCACTGCGCCGAAGCCGTTGGTGCTCTTGACGGAGCCTGCTGTATCCGATTCCACGATGTTGGCTGTGAAGCGCGACCTTGGTGTTGACCCGGACGTGTGGGAAATCCTCGAATGGAACGATCTCGAAGAGGCGTTTGAGTACCTACAAAGTGCTCAACACCCCTATGAAACTGTAGTCATTGACAGCCTAACCGACCTGTACCGCCGGGTTATGCGCCTGACCATCAACAACGCAGTGGAAAAGCGGCCCCAGCACGACCCGGATGTACCTGAGAAGGGTGACTGGTTCCGCGTTCAGGAGCGCGTGCGGTACATTGCCCGCATGTTTCGCGACCTGCCGATGCACGTGATCTTTACGGCCCTGGTGATGGATATCCGTAACGAAGTACGCCGAGTGCCGCTGGTGCAGCCTAAGAGCTTGGCGCAGGAGCTGCCTGCTTACTGCAACCTTGTCGGTTATCTCGGTGTGCAGGAGATCAATGGAGAGTACGTTCGGAAGCTCCTGGTGGAGCCGACTGACGTATATGCAGCAAAAAATCCGGGAGGTGCGTTACCACCAATAGTTGAAAATCCGAACCTCAGGGCGATCTTTGACCAGATTACTACTTTGGGAATTACGAAAGGAGAGGTCAATAATGCCAAAGCTATTGCTTGA
- a CDS encoding helix-turn-helix domain-containing protein: protein MFTSLSIIYTKLLLKFLETKGGEHAVQTCHFGTFLRQARLEKGLTQQRLAAKLQITQQMLSAIERGCRRCHEDIAARAVDVLGVPSLRARYCLECPFNCNGLGVA from the coding sequence ATGTTTACCAGTTTGTCTATTATTTACACCAAACTGTTGTTAAAGTTTTTGGAAACGAAAGGAGGTGAGCACGCCGTGCAGACGTGCCATTTTGGAACGTTCCTGCGCCAAGCTAGGTTGGAAAAAGGGCTTACACAACAGCGTCTGGCGGCAAAGTTACAAATTACCCAGCAAATGCTTTCCGCTATTGAGCGGGGGTGCAGACGCTGCCATGAGGACATCGCTGCAAGGGCAGTGGATGTGTTAGGTGTTCCTTCTCTGCGTGCTCGTTATTGCTTGGAATGCCCATTCAACTGCAACGGTTTGGGGGTTGCATAA
- a CDS encoding DEAD/DEAH box helicase, whose amino-acid sequence MQAIENTWLDSYQTEGVQFLVDTKRAILADDVGLGKTAQAIHAALRIGASRVLVVTKKSLVYNWKHEIRRWAGEEGVILTTKSVLDVPNRFVLTNYETVVRRIDALLEQHWDALIVDEAAYVKNRKAKRSITIFKLAQTIPYVWLLTATPMPNNVAELWSLLHILDRKKYTSYWRFVDQYCWTEPNFFGGKTFLPGIKDEVGFQREIAPIMLRRTKELLNLPPVSYETIYVEQTGEQQRIYRDLKKSFLSIIDDTHYVMAPTALAQLTRLRQVVCSPALVGGKDDSAKTDALIELLEELAAQHKILVFTTFAEYVKLLLPELTPFGAVSITGEHSQEQRLKATETFQADDKCRVLVGTIGAMGEGLNLQSADVVVFLNKDWVPSNNLIQAVGRAHRRGQTKPVHVISLITKGTVDEYVEEALEAKLVTHQAFEAIIKRLREEDK is encoded by the coding sequence TTGCAGGCCATAGAAAACACATGGCTCGATTCATACCAAACAGAGGGTGTACAATTCCTTGTTGACACGAAACGAGCCATCCTTGCCGATGATGTTGGGCTGGGTAAAACTGCACAGGCCATTCATGCTGCACTCAGGATAGGTGCCTCTCGTGTTTTAGTAGTAACCAAAAAATCCTTGGTGTATAACTGGAAGCACGAAATCAGGCGTTGGGCCGGAGAAGAAGGCGTGATTCTTACAACCAAGTCTGTGTTGGATGTACCAAACCGCTTTGTACTTACTAACTACGAAACAGTTGTGCGTCGTATAGACGCTTTACTTGAGCAACACTGGGATGCGCTTATTGTAGATGAAGCAGCATACGTCAAGAACCGCAAAGCCAAACGGTCAATAACCATCTTCAAGTTGGCACAGACCATTCCTTATGTGTGGTTGCTCACGGCCACGCCGATGCCGAACAACGTTGCTGAGCTTTGGTCACTACTACACATTTTAGACCGCAAGAAGTACACCTCGTACTGGCGCTTCGTTGACCAATACTGCTGGACCGAACCAAATTTCTTTGGAGGCAAAACCTTTCTACCGGGGATAAAGGACGAGGTTGGTTTTCAACGTGAAATTGCTCCCATCATGTTACGGCGTACCAAGGAACTGTTGAACTTACCCCCTGTTAGCTATGAGACCATCTACGTCGAACAGACGGGCGAGCAACAACGCATTTACCGCGACCTGAAGAAAAGCTTTCTTTCCATCATAGACGATACCCACTATGTCATGGCCCCTACAGCACTGGCCCAGCTTACTAGACTACGGCAGGTGGTATGTTCTCCAGCGTTGGTTGGCGGCAAGGATGACAGCGCGAAGACAGACGCCTTAATTGAATTGCTGGAGGAATTGGCAGCTCAGCACAAGATACTCGTGTTTACAACCTTTGCAGAGTATGTAAAGTTACTTCTTCCAGAACTCACCCCCTTTGGTGCTGTAAGTATCACCGGAGAACACAGCCAGGAGCAACGCCTGAAGGCAACCGAAACTTTCCAGGCCGACGATAAGTGCCGGGTGCTTGTAGGCACCATCGGAGCGATGGGAGAGGGGCTGAATCTTCAGTCAGCAGATGTTGTGGTTTTCCTCAACAAGGATTGGGTACCATCCAACAATTTGATTCAGGCTGTAGGCCGTGCCCACCGGAGAGGCCAGACCAAGCCGGTGCATGTCATCAGCTTGATTACCAAAGGCACAGTAGATGAGTATGTGGAGGAGGCGTTGGAAGCGAAGCTTGTGACTCATCAGGCGTTTGAGGCAATCATTAAACGGTTGAGGGAGGAAGACAAATGA
- the rlmB gene encoding 23S rRNA (guanosine(2251)-2'-O)-methyltransferase RlmB: MPQNETIWGRNVVLSALKAGRPLNKILLSTGGRGREVAAIREAARAQGVPVEEVDRRRLDQLAEGGHHQGVLALAAPRAYREVEDLLARARAAGEAPLLVLLAHVEDPRNLGAIARSAAAAGAHGLIIPGRRAAPITAAADKAAAGALDFLPVARVTNLARTLDELKAAGLWSVGADMDGEQVYFDADLSGPLVLVIGGEDKGLGVLLKRECDLTVRIPLLGPVPSLNAAVAASLLLYEVLRQRGVRSRAPS; encoded by the coding sequence TTGCCGCAAAACGAAACCATCTGGGGGCGCAACGTGGTGCTGAGCGCCCTTAAGGCGGGGCGGCCCCTCAACAAAATTCTCCTTTCCACCGGCGGCCGCGGGCGGGAAGTGGCCGCTATCCGCGAAGCGGCGCGGGCGCAGGGCGTGCCGGTGGAAGAGGTGGACCGCCGCCGGCTGGACCAGTTGGCCGAGGGCGGTCACCACCAGGGCGTTCTGGCCCTGGCGGCGCCGCGCGCCTACCGCGAGGTGGAGGACCTCTTGGCCCGGGCGCGCGCCGCCGGAGAGGCCCCGCTCCTGGTGCTCCTCGCCCACGTGGAGGACCCGCGCAACCTGGGTGCCATAGCCCGTAGTGCCGCTGCCGCCGGGGCACACGGACTGATCATCCCCGGCCGGCGGGCGGCGCCGATTACAGCGGCCGCGGACAAAGCGGCGGCCGGGGCGCTGGACTTTCTTCCTGTCGCCCGCGTAACCAACCTGGCCCGCACCCTTGATGAACTCAAAGCTGCGGGCCTGTGGAGCGTCGGCGCCGATATGGACGGCGAACAAGTTTACTTCGACGCCGACCTGAGCGGCCCGCTGGTGCTGGTGATCGGCGGGGAAGACAAGGGGCTGGGCGTGCTCCTCAAGCGGGAGTGTGACCTCACCGTGCGCATTCCCCTCCTGGGCCCGGTTCCCTCCCTGAACGCAGCGGTGGCAGCTTCTTTGCTCCTTTATGAAGTGTTGCGCCAACGCGGCGTGCGGTCCCGCGCGCCAAGCTGA
- a CDS encoding helix-turn-helix transcriptional regulator, whose translation MAVNRVAEFRHARGLTQEQAARAAGLTLTGWRWIEQGKRTPSVATAARIAAALDVTIDDLFC comes from the coding sequence ATGGCTGTAAATCGTGTTGCAGAATTTCGTCATGCCAGGGGATTGACGCAAGAACAAGCGGCCCGCGCGGCGGGTTTGACACTTACTGGGTGGCGCTGGATTGAACAAGGCAAGCGTACACCTAGCGTTGCAACGGCGGCCCGCATCGCAGCGGCCCTGGATGTGACCATTGACGACCTGTTTTGTTGA
- the thyX gene encoding FAD-dependent thymidylate synthase: MLAAEAGIRVRIYRGGGIAVQVALINHTPDPVITMSRAAAVCYDSEPSTKIVEHCLKSGHESITEFATFHFEIVGISRACSHQLVRHRLASYAQRSQRYCKEGATQFVYPPSIRANSTAVQCYNAALVEVLVTYRHLLDLGIPPEDARYILPNATQTALHVSMNFRELRHFCEQRLCSRAQWEIQEVALRMKMEVEKVSPFLAKYLVPKCERLGYCPEVKSCGRTVRKETLDASSV, translated from the coding sequence GTGTTGGCGGCGGAGGCCGGAATACGAGTGCGTATTTACAGAGGAGGCGGAATAGCTGTGCAGGTGGCACTCATTAACCACACACCCGACCCTGTAATAACCATGTCCCGAGCAGCAGCAGTGTGTTACGACAGCGAACCATCCACGAAAATCGTAGAGCATTGCCTGAAGTCCGGCCATGAGAGCATCACCGAGTTTGCTACCTTCCACTTTGAAATTGTTGGGATAAGCAGGGCGTGTTCACACCAGTTGGTAAGGCACAGATTGGCGAGCTATGCCCAGCGGAGCCAAAGATATTGTAAAGAGGGCGCTACACAATTTGTTTATCCCCCATCTATAAGGGCTAACAGCACAGCTGTGCAATGTTACAATGCGGCTCTCGTTGAGGTGTTAGTAACTTACCGTCATCTGCTTGACTTAGGTATCCCTCCTGAAGACGCCCGTTATATACTGCCAAACGCTACACAGACGGCCCTTCACGTCAGCATGAACTTCCGAGAGTTACGCCACTTCTGCGAGCAGCGCTTATGTTCTCGTGCTCAATGGGAAATTCAAGAGGTGGCACTGAGAATGAAAATGGAGGTTGAGAAAGTCTCACCGTTCTTGGCAAAGTACCTTGTGCCAAAATGCGAGCGGCTTGGATACTGCCCGGAAGTCAAAAGCTGCGGCAGAACCGTAAGAAAGGAGACTTTAGATGCTTCTAGCGTTTGA
- the sigH gene encoding RNA polymerase sporulation sigma factor SigH encodes MTVGATQEVLPDLDEAQDEELVAQARDGSEVALEMLINKYKNFVRAKARSYFLVGADREDIIQEGMIGLYKAVRDFRNDKLSSFRAFAELCVTRQIITAIKTATRQKHIPLNSYVSLNKPIYDEDSDRTLLDVLSGVHVSDPEELVINREEFDDIEDKMGEILSDLEWKVLVSYLEGRSYQEIAVDLNRHVKSIDNALQRVKRKLEKYLEKRSES; translated from the coding sequence GTGACCGTGGGTGCAACCCAGGAAGTGCTTCCTGATCTGGACGAGGCTCAGGACGAGGAGCTGGTGGCCCAGGCCCGTGATGGCAGCGAAGTTGCCTTGGAGATGCTCATCAACAAGTACAAGAACTTCGTGCGGGCTAAGGCACGCTCTTACTTCTTGGTAGGGGCCGACCGGGAGGACATTATTCAAGAAGGTATGATCGGCCTTTACAAAGCGGTGCGCGACTTCCGCAACGATAAGCTGTCGTCCTTCCGCGCCTTTGCGGAGCTGTGCGTAACGCGGCAAATCATCACCGCCATTAAAACAGCTACCCGGCAAAAGCACATTCCTTTAAACTCCTACGTATCACTGAATAAGCCGATTTACGATGAGGATTCCGACCGCACGCTCCTCGACGTCTTGTCTGGTGTCCATGTCAGCGATCCGGAAGAACTCGTCATCAACCGGGAAGAGTTCGATGACATCGAGGACAAAATGGGTGAGATCTTAAGCGACCTCGAGTGGAAGGTTCTCGTGTCGTATCTCGAAGGCCGCAGCTACCAGGAGATCGCGGTGGATCTCAACCGCCACGTTAAATCCATCGATAATGCCCTGCAGCGCGTCAAGCGCAAACTCGAAAAGTATCTGGAGAAACGTTCGGAAAGCTAA
- a CDS encoding S24 family peptidase translates to MSTEKASIRQNIVKLRMQHGMSRKELAQKIGVTETAIYNYEHGRRYPEQNIQEKLAAVFGVTLGELRGENPNRIRQDLEDIEKDIAKVKTRIAESPIPTPGDIQALDKLTTRHAYLKHMLQEYTANAIHTKTVPILSKIPAGYPVMVGDPDIEGWQPVPADSNIDYALIVQGDSLIDAGINSGDLLLVHKTETAEVGDLIAARIGDESTAKYLARKNGQYVLRPANENYPDIKIEPDSLHIDGVVQGIVKRVPRMPRRNNNG, encoded by the coding sequence GTGAGTACTGAAAAAGCGAGCATCAGGCAGAACATCGTTAAACTACGGATGCAGCATGGGATGTCTAGAAAAGAATTGGCCCAAAAGATTGGAGTGACTGAAACGGCCATCTACAATTATGAACATGGAAGGAGGTATCCAGAGCAAAACATCCAAGAAAAGCTTGCCGCTGTGTTTGGCGTTACACTCGGCGAACTGCGCGGAGAAAACCCCAACCGAATCCGGCAAGACCTCGAAGACATAGAAAAGGATATTGCCAAGGTGAAAACGCGCATTGCAGAAAGCCCCATACCAACTCCAGGAGACATCCAAGCTTTAGACAAATTAACCACCCGCCACGCCTATCTAAAACACATGTTGCAAGAATACACTGCCAATGCCATCCACACCAAGACGGTACCGATCCTGAGCAAAATTCCAGCCGGATACCCCGTTATGGTGGGTGATCCTGACATCGAGGGATGGCAGCCTGTTCCAGCCGATAGCAACATTGACTATGCTCTGATTGTACAGGGAGATAGTTTGATTGACGCGGGGATAAATTCAGGCGACTTGCTATTGGTGCATAAAACTGAGACTGCTGAAGTGGGGGACTTGATTGCCGCCCGCATAGGGGATGAGTCAACCGCTAAGTATTTGGCCCGTAAAAACGGGCAGTATGTGCTGCGCCCGGCGAACGAAAACTACCCCGACATTAAGATTGAACCAGACAGTTTGCACATTGATGGGGTTGTGCAAGGCATCGTCAAGCGTGTGCCCCGTATGCCGAGGAGAAACAACAATGGCTAA
- the thyX gene encoding FAD-dependent thymidylate synthase encodes MFVKLLNHTPDPERTVAAAARLCYSPVGAADLFTGLSDKEVARLLAHLVESGHESPTEHVTFTFAIEGVSRALTHQLVRHRIASYSQQSQRYVREESFDYITPPSVAADPALKERFTATMAAVQSAYNELLKSVPPEDARYVLPNACETKIVATFNARSLYNFFKLRCCRRAQWEIRALACAMREEVRRVAPRLFALAGPSCETEGVCHEGRFSCGRAPLASHSGKGQGVE; translated from the coding sequence ATGTTTGTCAAACTCCTGAACCATACCCCCGACCCGGAACGCACGGTGGCCGCGGCCGCGCGCCTCTGCTACTCTCCCGTGGGGGCGGCTGACCTCTTCACGGGCCTCAGCGACAAGGAGGTGGCGCGTCTCCTGGCGCACCTGGTGGAGAGCGGGCACGAGTCGCCCACGGAGCACGTCACCTTCACTTTTGCCATCGAGGGCGTAAGCCGCGCGCTCACGCACCAGCTGGTACGCCACCGCATCGCTTCGTATTCCCAGCAGTCGCAGCGCTATGTGCGTGAAGAGAGTTTTGATTACATTACCCCGCCCAGCGTAGCGGCAGACCCTGCGCTGAAGGAGCGTTTTACCGCGACCATGGCCGCCGTTCAGTCGGCCTACAATGAGCTCCTCAAGTCCGTTCCGCCCGAAGACGCCCGCTACGTGCTGCCGAACGCCTGCGAGACCAAGATCGTCGCCACCTTTAACGCCCGCAGCCTGTACAACTTCTTTAAGTTGCGCTGCTGCCGGCGGGCGCAGTGGGAAATCCGGGCGCTGGCCTGCGCCATGCGCGAAGAGGTGCGCCGGGTGGCACCCCGGCTTTTCGCCCTGGCCGGCCCCAGCTGTGAGACGGAGGGCGTCTGCCATGAGGGGCGATTTTCCTGCGGGCGCGCCCCGCTCGCCAGTCATAGCGGAAAAGGGCAGGGCGTAGAATAG